A stretch of the Hippocampus zosterae strain Florida chromosome 18, ASM2543408v3, whole genome shotgun sequence genome encodes the following:
- the LOC127591527 gene encoding histone H3-like, giving the protein MARTKQTARKSTGGKAPRKQLATKAARKSAPATGGVKKPHRYRPGTVALREIRRYQKSTELLIRKLPFQRLVREIAQDFKTDLRFQSSAVMALQESSEAYLVGLFEDTNLCAIHAKRVTIMPKDIQLARRIRGERA; this is encoded by the coding sequence ATGGCAAGGACGAAGCAGACCGCTCGAAAGTCCACCGGCGGCAAAGCTCCCAGGAAGCAGCTGGCCACTAAGGCTGCCCGCAAAAGTGCTCCGGCCACTGGCGGTGTTAAGAAGCCTCATCGCTACAGGCCCGGTACCGTTGCCCTCCGCGAGATCCGTCGCTACCAGAAGTCCACCGAGCTGTTGATCCGCAAGTTGCCCTTCCAGCGGTTGGTCAGGGAGATTGCTCAGGACTTCAAGACAGACCTACGCTTTCAGAGCTCGGCTGTCATGGCGCTTCAAGAGTCCAGTGAGGCTTACCTTGTCGGCCTGTTCGAGGACACCAATCTGTGCGCCATCCACGCGAAAAGGGTCACCATCATGCCCAAAGACATCCAGCTGGCTCGTCGCATCCGTGGAGAGAGGGCTTAA
- the LOC127591513 gene encoding late histone H2A.2.2-like: protein MSGRGKSSKVRAKARSRSSRAGLQFPVGRVLRLLRRGNYAQRIGAGAPVYLAAVLEYLTAEILELAGNAARDNKKTRIIPRHLQLAVRNDEELNKLLGGVTIAQGGVLPNIQAVLLPKKADKVKAK from the coding sequence ATGTCCGGACGTGGTAAATCTAGCAAGGTTAGGGCGAAGGCAAGGAGTCGTTCCTCCCGTGCCGGTCTTCAGTTCCCGGTCGGTCGTGTCCTTAGACTGCTACGCAGAGGTAACTATGCCCAGCGCATTGGTGCTGGTGCTCCTGTATACCTGGCAGCTGTACTCGAGTACCTGACTGCTGAGATCTTGGAGTTGGCCGGCAATGCTGCCCGCGATAATAAGAAGACCAGGATCATCCCACGTCATCTTCAGCTGGCGGTCCGCAACGACGAGGAACTCAACAAACTTCTTGGCGGAGTCACCATTGCTCAGGGTGGCGTGTTGCCCAACATCCAGGCTGTGCTGCTCCCCAAGAAGGCAGATAAGGTCAAAGCTAAGTAG
- the LOC127591518 gene encoding histone H4-like, with the protein MHRYTSHLNLVENMSGRGKGGKGLGKGGAKRHRKVLRDNIQGITKPAIRRLARRGGVKRISGLIYEETRGVLKVFLENVIRDAVTYTEHAKRKTVTAMDVVYALKRQGRTLYGFGG; encoded by the coding sequence ATGCATCGTTACACGTCACATTTGAATCTTGTTGAGAACATGTCTGGAAGAGGCAAGGGAGGTAAAGGTCTCGGAAAAGGAGGCGCCAAGCGTCACCGTAAGGTCCTCCGCGACAACATCCAGGGCATCACCAAGCCTGCAATTCGTCGTTTGGCACGCCGCGGAGGGGTCAAGCGTATCTCCGGTCTCATCTACGAGGAGACCCGTGGCGTACTCAAGGTCTTCTTGGAAAACGTCATCCGTGATGCTGTCACATATACCGAGCACGCCAAGAGAAAGACCGTCACTGCTATGGACGTGGTGTACGCGCTCAAGAGACAAGGACGCACTCTTTACGGATTCGGCGGTTAG
- the LOC127591510 gene encoding late histone H2A.2.2-like: MSGRGKSAKSRAKSKSRSSRAGLQFPVGRVHRLLRKGNYARRIGGGAPIYLAAVLEYLTAEILELAGNAARDNKKTRIIPRHLQLAVRNDEELNKLLGGVTIAQGGVLPNIQTVLLPKKTEKAKAK, translated from the coding sequence ATGTCAGGGCGTGGTAAATCCGCCAAATCTAGGGCAAAGTCCAAGAGTCGTTCCTCCCGTGCAGGTCTTCAGTTTCCGGTGGGTCGTGTCCACAGGCTGCTCCGGAAAGGGAATTATGCCCGACGGATCGGCGGTGGCGCTCCCATCTACCTGGCGGCTGTACTAGAGTACCTGACTGCCGAAATTCTGGAGCTGGCCGGTAACGCGGCCCGCGACAACAAGAAAACGAGAATCATCCCTCGTCATCTGCAGCTGGCTGTCCGTAACGACGAGGAGCTCAACAAACTCCTTGGCGGAGTCACCATTGCCCAGGGTGGCGTGTTGCCCAACATTCAGACTGTTCTGCTGCCCAAGAAGACCGAGAAAGCCAAGGCTAAGTAG
- the LOC127591505 gene encoding histone H3-like, with translation MARTKQTARKSTGGKAPRKQLATKAARKSAPATGGVKKPHRYRPGTVALREIRRYQKSTELLIRKLPFQRLVREIAQDFKTDLRFQSSAVMALQESSEAYLVGLFEDTNLCAIHAKRVTIMPKDIQLARRIRGERA, from the coding sequence ATGGCAAGAACTAAGCAGACAGCCCGTAAATCCACCGGTGGAAAAGCTCCGAGGAAGCAGTTGGCTACAAAAGCTGCCCGCAAGAGTGCCCCGGCCACCGGCGGTGTGAAGAAACCTCATCGTTACAGGCCCGGTACCGTGGCCCTTCGCGAGATCCGCCGCTATCAGAAGTCTACCGAATTGCTCATCCGCAAGCTACCCTTCCAGCGATTGGTCAGGGAAATTGCTCAAGATTTCAAAACCGACCTGCGCTTCCAGAGCTCGGCCGTCATGGCGCTTCAGGAGTCCAGTGAGGCCTATCTTGTCGGCCTCTTTGAAGACACCAATCTGTGCGCCATTCACGCCAAGCGGGTCACTATCATGCCCAAAGACATCCAGCTGGCTCGTCGCATCCGCGGAGAGCGAGCTTAA
- the LOC127591515 gene encoding histone H2B-like — translation MPEPLKPAAKKGSKKAVSKATSKTGQKKRKPRKQSYAIYVYKVLKQVHPDTGISSKAMSIMNSFVNDIFERIASEASRLAHYNKRTTITSREIQTAVRLLLPGELAKHAVSEGTKAVTKYTSSK, via the coding sequence ATGCCTGAACCACTGAAGCCCGCCGCCAAGAAAGGTTCCAAGAAAGCCGTCTCAAAGGCAACCAGCAAGACAGGCCAGAAGAAGAGGAAGCCCAGGAAGCAGTCCTATGCCATCTATGTCTACAAGGTACTAAAACAGGTCCACCCGGATACTGGCATCTCTTCGAAGGCAATGAGCATTATGAACTCCTTCGTCAACGATATTTTTGAGCGCATTGCTTCTGAAGCGTCTCGCCTGGCTCACTACAACAAGCGTACCACCATCACATCCAGGGAGATTCAGACTGCTGTGCGTCTCCTGCTACCCGGTGAGCTGGCCAAGCACGCCGTGTCTGAGGGCACCAAGGCCGTCACCAAATATACCAGCTCCAAGTAA
- the LOC127591522 gene encoding histone H4 has protein sequence MSGRGKGGKGLGKGGAKRHRKVLRDNIQGITKPAIRRLARRGGVKRISGLIYEETRGVLKVFLENVIRDAVTYTEHAKRKTVTAMDVVYALKRQGRTLYGFGG, from the coding sequence ATGTCTGGAAGAGGTAAGGGAGGTAAAGGTCTCGGAAAAGGAGGCGCCAAGCGTCACCGTAAGGTTCTTCGCGACAACATCCAGGGCATCACCAAGCCTGCAATTCGTCGTTTGGCACGCCGCGGAGGGGTCAAGCGTATCTCCGGCCTCATCTACGAGGAAACCCGTGGCGTACTCAAGGTCTTCTTGGAGAACGTCATCCGTGACGCTGTCACCTATACCGAGCACGCCAAAAGAAAGACCGTAACCGCGATGGACGTGGTTTACGCGCTCAAAAGACAAGGACGTACTCTTTATGGATTCGGCGGTTAG
- the LOC127591511 gene encoding late histone H2A.2.2, with protein sequence MSGRGKSAKTRAKSKSRSSRAGLQFPVGRVHRLLRKGNYAQRVGAGAPVYLAAVLEYLTAEILELAGNAARDNKKTRIIPRHLQLAVRNDEELNKLLGGVTIAQGGVLPNIQAVLLPKKTEKAKAK encoded by the coding sequence atgtctgggcGTGGTAAATCCGCGAAAACCAGGGCGAAGTCCAAGAGTCGTTCATCCCGTGCCGGTCTTCAGTTTCCGGTGGGCCGTGTCCACAGACTGCTGCGTAAAGGTAATTATGCTCAGCGAGTAGGTGCTGGTGCTCCCGTCTACCTGGCGGCTGTACTAGAGTACCTGACTGCCGAGATTCTGGAGCTGGCCGGTAACGCGGCCCGCGACAACAAGAAAACGAGAATCATTCCTCGTCATCTGCAGCTGGCGGTCCGTAACGACGAAGAGCTCAACAAACTCCTTGGCGGAGTCACGATTGCCCAGGGTGGCGTGTTGCCTAACATTCAGGCTGTTCTGCTGCCCAAGAAGACCGAGAAAGCCAAGGCTAAGTAG